Part of the Melopsittacus undulatus isolate bMelUnd1 chromosome 12, bMelUnd1.mat.Z, whole genome shotgun sequence genome, ACTTGTGCAGGACGGGAAAGGGAGCCCCTGGGCCTGGAAAAGCTGGGGAAGCCCCGTGCCCTGGCAGCAGCCCAAGAGAACCCTGCCATGTTCTGGAAGGGTTCCCAGTCTGCTGGAAAGGCTCTGTCACGAAAGCACCGGGGTTCTGGCACAAGGCAGCTTTGTCCAAGTAACGAAAGAAGCTCTCTGGACCACCAGCTTGAGGAACCTGTCCTCCAGTCACCAGTCCTgcaaaacaaagggaaacagGGGCTAAGGAAAGCACTTTTCACCGGCACTGCGAGGCAGGATGAGGAGCCAAGGCTCCACAATGTTCTTTGGGTACACCACCTTTGCTCCAGTGTTCTTCATCCACAAGCAGACTTTATTCTTACCCCTGAACATACAGTAACATAAcaggcacagcagtgctgtgacaACACACACCTGCCTCTGACCATTTACTCTCCTGAAACGTCCACTAACAAGTGATCAGGAGTTAGAAAGGTGTTATAAATCAAAGTGGGTGGCACCTGACTAAACCAAGCATGAGGAATTCGGTGCTGTGAACTACAGCAGACAGTACATTACAATAAAAGCAGAATCAGGAAGCACTGCTTTGCTATGAATAATACTAATGTTTGATTATGATAATAACCCTGACACTTTAAGGTTGGGGTAAGATTAAGGTTATGAGCCATTAGGGATAGCATTTGAGGCCATTAGAATTAGGTTTAGGGGTAAGGTTTGGGTAAAGTGTTAGagttagggtttagggttaggggaCATTAGAGTAAGGCTTAGGTTCAGCggttagagttagggttggGATTAGGCTTAGATTTAGTGTTAGGGTCGAGATTAGGGTTAGTATTATGGTTGAGGTTTAGGGTTACTGTATGCCTAGGAGTTAGGGGTTACCATTAGGCTTTGGGTTGTAATCATAACCCATTAGCTCATGGAGACTTCTGGCAGAAATCCCAATGCCacatcttttctcctttgcacAGAGCTGACGGGATGCTCTGGTTGGCGCTGCACATGGGCCACAGCCTCACGTCTTTTTAACGACAGCTGAGATAGCAGCCCTAGTGCCGTGCACGGAGCAGTAACGTTCTTCAGGTTCCCCTCACCTCCGGCTGCCGGTTTACAAAGCCCACGGCACCCAGCGCTTGGCACCACCCCGCCGGGGCCCACCCCAGCTCACCGGGCCTGGCAGCCTCGCCCAGCGTCGAGGCCGGCAGCAGCGGCTCCCCGTGCAGCGCCGTGCCGAGCAGGCGCTGGGGCGGGCGGCTGGGCACCTGCAGGCCGGCCGCCAGCTTGGCCTTGTTGGCGCTCGTCAGGCGCTTCAGGTGGACGAGGAGGTCGGGGCGGTCGCGGCGGAAATGGGGGCTGTAGAAGTGGAGCAGGGGCCCGGCCGAGCTGCCGGCACCGCCCCGCGACAGGCCCTGCAGGGGCTCCGGCCCCAGCTTACGGAAGCCGTACAGGTTGAGCTGCCGGATGAAGCTGGAGAAGTTCTTGGTCTTGAAGAAGGCGCCTGCCAGCGCTGCCCCTTCGCCGGCCGGCCCCGCGCCCAGCAGCTCCCGCTCGAAGAGCCGCTGGTCTATGAGCAGCCCCTCGCCAAGGGCATCCCAGCTCACGGAGCCGCAGCGCGGGCTGTTCACCAGCTGCCACAGCTTGGCCGGGAAGTGCTTTGGGTCGACAGCGCCGGGCAGCCGCTGTCCCTCCATGGCTCTCCCCGCCAACGGACGCTCGGGCCCCTCGCCCTGCACCGGCCGCCGCGCGAGGGCAGGCCCCAACGGCCCGCGCTGGATGAGCCGCACCTGCCCGCGCGCCGCCGGCACGAGAGCGGCCTCGGCCTGCGCTGCCCGCCGGGGCCGGCCCGACCTCGCGAGCCCCTCGCCGCAGCCGCAGCCCGGCCGCTGCCTCGGTGGCTCCCCGCTTCCCTCAGCTCCGCCGCTGCCTGCAGCGGCCCCAGCGCCCGACGGCCCCTGAGCGCTGCCGTCCCTGCAGCCGCTTCCCGGCCCCCCAGCCTCGACGTCGCCTCAACCCCCTTTGTTACAGAGGCTCCGGCCTCACACTGTTCAAGCCCCgtcagctccatccctctgccccGGGAAACCGGCAAGGCCAGaccctgccgctgctgctgccagcgGCACAGACCACGGCAGGAGGCGCAGAGCGGCCACCGCGTCCAGCGCTCTCACGCCACCAAACCCAACTCCTTTGGCACCCTCAattctctctgctcctctcttcagcGCAAAGTTCTAAACCAATAAAGAGCTTCTCATGACAGAGCCCGTCAAACGGAAAGGGAATTATTCCGGCTCCGCACTGCTGTAAAACATGTGCAGCTGTCCCGTGCCACGGGAGCGGCTGCCGAGGCGGGAGCTGGTGTAGGCAGGCGTCCTTTGGGCTGTCTGGgtcagagaaggggaaaagaaatgctgGGCTGGTTATTCCGCCGGCACCGAACTGGTTCCTAGGTGGGTGCTCACCCAGCGGCGGCTCCAGGGCTTTTAAGCCCTCCAGTTCCTCCCGACAAGATGCCAAAGGAGCAGAGGCCTTCGTGTCTGTCTGTGCTCGTAAGGGTTTCTCCACCCGTTCCCGGCTGTGCTCGGTGGGTCTGTCCGTGCCACCTGCCTGGGGTACCCCTAGGAAAGGTGCGGCCTCGGCGTTTCGTCACCCGCACTCAGCTGGAAGCCGCCGCGGCGCCGTCGGTGTTTTCAGCGGCCAGACAGGGCAAGTGTCGGGAGAACGGGCGTGGGTGATAACGCCTCTTCCCCAGGTCCGCCACCACCCCGTTAGTTCCCCGCTGTGCGACAGCCGGCGAGGGAAGTTATCCGGCGTTAGTGACCTGCGAGGGTGGCACAAAGATGGACACTTCTGAGAATGGAATCGGGTGTGGTCCCGAGTCTCGAGTCCACTCTACAATTGCAGTCAGCATCGATAAAGGCCATTCTCCATCCCCTCGTCCAGCAAAACTCAAAGTGCTCCACCGGGGAGTTCCCACATCCTGCCGTAGAACAGACCAAATCCCAGGGTGCTCCTATGAGCTGCACAACCGGTACTTGAGCACCAGTTAGTTTCTGCTCACTGGGAGCCATAAGGCAACTTGTGCAGTGGGACATTCTTTGACCGTTCCCCAAAAGCTCCTTTTACGGTGAGCTGGCTTTCTATCCAGGTGGCTTGCTGGTCAGTTAGTAATTCCCGATGTCTACCCCCCTGCGTCATTTAGGAAGTTTGCAGACGATATCCTGCGTCCTGCCGGGATGGAGAGCACGGGCTCCTGATGGTTATCAAAGATACAGTCACTAACTGCATTAGCGTGAAAATCCCAAAATCGCCAGCGATTAACTGAGTTCATCTGGACAAAGAAGCTCGAGGAGGAGACTTCATAGCTGGGACGATGCGGGCAGAGTCAATTAAAGCAAAGTTAAAGCGCTTGCTGTCACGGGGACAAAAAAGCGATtggcaaagaaaagcaaagagaaaagctcCGCCGAGCTGTTGGGCTGCTGCCGGCTGGAGGCCAGCCGGGGCCGCGAAACGCTGCGGTAAATCCTGGCCAAAAGGCATTGGCAGGAGCTTGAGAAAAGCGCGTGGGTCCGGTGACGGTCTCAAATTCACCAAGAGAAACTAAAGGCGGTGGTATTTCCAGTAAAGGCTAGAGTTCAGAGCAGAGCGAGGGCTCGTCCCTCCCGCcggcaggcagcaggcaggtaGGTAGGTGCGAGCGGAGCTCCGCAGCCCGAGAGAGGCTCCAGCGAGATCCAAGGGGAACGAACGCTGCTGCCGAGAGCGAGCTCCGGGGCCGGCCCGGCTGGAGGCAACGTGTCCGCAGGCAGCCGCCGAGCCGAGGACGGAGCCGAAGCGGCTCGGGAAGGCTCGTGCAGCGGCTCCGGGCGCACGGCGGAGGACGGCggccgggctgggctgggccGGAACGGgccgggagcggcggcggggACAGGCTGCGGGCCCGGCGAGGGCTGCGGCCGCCGGACACCGGCTCCGCTCCTCGGCTCCTCGCCCCTCGGCCTCCCCCTCCCGCCGCACCGCCCGCCTGCAGCGCGGCCCCGGCCCGGGGGCTCAGGGGGAACCTCCCGGGGCAGCCTCACCCGCATATTCCGCTGGAGctggatgctccaagcccctgtgtccaacctggccttaaacactgccagggatggggcagccacagcttctccgggcaccctgttccagcgCCTTATGTGAAATAGACAagaatgattcgtgtcaggaacTTAGGagtccttgtcgccattgcactttatgtgaaaccagccctcctttgtgaccgtgattaccgtaagtgctcctgtcaatacaaatgatgaaagggaaggagaaacaaagggggtaatctctcctaatcaatctCTTTGTTTTCAACATCCTACTAGCTTGCTTTGATAAAGAAAAGTCAAAAGGTATATTCCTGCTGTGATAAAAATGGACAATTTGGCTCTCTGCAAACTTTAGATCCTCTGATCTGCGTCCAAGTCTGAAAACCTGGCTTTGGAATTTTCATCATggatttattactttttcaagTTCCCTTAGGTATTTTCATCAGCAAATGTCATCTTTGTCACGTGGACAAGAGATTTAATTGCTGAAAGGCCAAGTCTCCATTGTGCTTGTATTCTTTAATACTTTTCTTGTGTTCATCTGATGATCCATTCTGAAATTgagtttccccttttccctcccctccccccaacaTTTGTCATCCTATCTGTGTAGTAAGTAACATTTGGGTTAGTTGGCTTTAACTCAGGAGTAGAAAGGAGGCAGGGTTGGAATTGTTTTTCAAGCTATAGATCAGGTTTTGTCTGCACTATACAAGGGCATCACCTGTTAGAGGTACTGCTGTGGACCCTCAGTCATGGCAGGCTCTGAGCAGGGGCAGCACAGGGCTTAAGGCAGGGGCCATTTGTACCTGATCATTTCCGGGAGGAACCTGAAGCTGGGGAATACATCTGAGTGTGATGCACTCTGAGTGTGGTGAGTGTATGAGAGTTCAAAAAGTTTAATGTATCTGCTAAGCAGCTTGGGAGAGAAGATGATAGTCGCACATGCCTTTAGCTCCGAGGGTGTGTGTTCCTCAAAGACTACTTAAAGATCAGCTTTGCCCCTGCTTCTACTTCTGTTTCAAACTGATTTTGTTACTGAAACTTTACTTCCAGAGAAGAAGGGAGTTCAAATGAGCTTTACCAATGCACTGATGATCAGATCAGTGGCCTTCCAACAAGCTGTAGAGAACTTAATGGccttttcaaaacaaaggagGACAAGCTTGAGAAGAGCTGGACTGAGGGCCCTGCAGTTCAGAAGCCTCAGCTGTGagtggcagagccaggagaaGGGTGATGGGAGCTTCTGTTCAGCTGGAGCCTGAAGGCAGTttagtttcatttcttttctttcttaggaTGACAATGTGTCCAATTTTTCTTGCTTGCTAAATCGATAGAATCTCTCCTGATGCTGCTGAGAACACAGTTCTGTTCTTGCGCTGGAGGCACCTTGCTTCAGAGCTGGGCTCTGATTTTCTAACTATGTCCTGTGTGAGTCCAGCAGCTGTGGGATCCCAACACCTTTGCTCCCGAGGATTGGTCTGAGCTTTTGTAGGTGACTGGTGATGTGTTTGCCCATGGtcactgggtttttttgcattgcCATTAGTCCAgctataatataaaataaagagcTGTTCTTTAAATTGGTAGTGTGAAGGAACAAAGTGAAGGCTTGGCAAGGAGTTGCAGtgcctttcccctcctctttgtGTCCATCCTGGTGCTTCTGGGACCTGTGGAGGGGTTGTAGGGGGCTGGTTCAAAACCCCTTTTCAGTTTCAGCTTTGAAGGCTGCATGTGGCAGGGACCCTGcagtgtgctgcagagcagccacagcactgTTCCAACCTTAGATTCCTTGTTTATCCATTTGTTTAGTTCCTAGTTCCTGTGTTTGATGCGGAAGTCTCCTTGTTGTGTCTGCCTGCAGGCAGTTGAGGGGACTGGTGGTTCTGGCAGGTGTGGAGTGGGCTGCTGGAGCCAGGGCTGTCTAGAAGTGGGCAGTGGGGAGGGAAGTGTTCTTGTCTGCAGCAAGTCCCCTGCTTCAGAGGCTGGAGGGGCTACTGCCTCTATGGAAGGGTGCCCCAAGTCCCCCCAGGCAGCTCAGGTGTTGCTTTGCCCCACAGGATCTGAGATGGCTGGTGAGGCTGCCCTGGCTGTTCTGTGGTgcaggctctgtgctggctCTGCGTTGTGCCATGGTAGTCACAGGGGTGTTTTACACAGGTTCACTTTGTGACCGTGTCTgtattggtttgggtttgggcaGTGAATGAGACTGTGCTTTTCTTATGGTCTGTAGAAGTGGCCACTTGGAGGATGAAAGCAATGCTGGAGGGAAGGTCACCTTCCTACCCTATTTTTTTTGACACAAAGGGCAGCTCCCCACGGAAGTTGTGATGTTCCAGGGACAGGAATTTGTTATCCTAAAATGCtagaatcccagcctgcttTGGCTTGCAAGGGACCGtaaagctcatccggttccagcctcctgccacaggcagggacaccttccactagaggagCTcactccaagcccctgtgtccaacctggccttgaacactgccagggatggggcagccacagcttctctgggcaccctgtgccagcgcctcaacatcctcccagggaagaacttgtgcctaagagctcatctcagtctcccctctgtcaggttaaagccgtGTTTAAAGATTTCAGTTTACAGAGcaagcttggagcaacctggtctagtaggtTTTCCTGCCCGTGGCACGGGCTTGGAACTGAATGAACTTTGAAGCCAGACCAGGTTGGAATTCTATGGAAAATGGGGTTCTGTGATAAATGGAGTTCTATCTGGAGTTGTCCAGTAACTGCACAAGAGAAGAGTCAGGCCTGCAAAACCTAGtcattctccaggctgaacaagcaatcctgctgcagcagtccTACAGTCCCTTCTCATATCTTCTGTCCTGCTTTGAGTTCATGGAAGCAAGTCCTTCCACAAATCACAAgagttttgtggtttttaaagCACTTCCTTGAAGACTGAGCAGAGCTAGGAATGAAGCTGGGTGTTTGTCCATCATGCTTGGGCAATCTGAAAAATTCCAGTGCCCAGATTCTTTCCATATTTGTATAAAATAGTGCTCTAGTTTGAGCAGGTTCCTTTCCACAACagtatttcttgttttccttcctaatgGTCTAGCTTTCTCAGAACATTGTCTTTTGGGTGGTGGTTCTAGTGCAGCAGTTATGTTACCACTTTAAAAATGCACCTTAACTCAGTCACCATCTGTGGTGCTGCCCATCTCTTCAGTTCAAAATCTACCCATGGCCTATTAAAGTCCAGTTGGATTGTCAGAGCCAGCAACCACCAAATGTTTAGTGTTACTAAGTGTCAGCTTAGTGTTACCGCATGATAACACTCTCTTCACCCAGAGGCTCATCTAAAAGCTTAATTCATGTCTTTCTATAGTAAATAAAATGACAGTTTTGGTGAAGCTTGGCAGGATTCTAGCACATTCAGAGTTCATAATCTAGAGGAGGATCAACTAATGTGCACACTTGGATAAGGCTTTAGTCAGGAGTTGAGCTGATTGCTATGAGCCTGCTTATAATTTAAGGATTCCTTTAAATATTAGAAAATTTAGAAATAATAAGTGGATTGTGTTTGTTTAGCCTTAATATCTGAAGATGCATCAGGACCGTGAGCAGAGTCCCATGGAGGCAACAGTCAGTATTGTTTGGAAGGTTTTGTATCCAGATATTCAGTTAGAGTGATTGCTTATGAGTAATGTGCATCCTGTCATTTGTCTGATGAAGCAATCAAATGGGCATATTCTCTTGACACAGTTTTGAGATTAATGTTCTTGGTTTCCCAAACCAAAAGTGTAATCATGCTGAGAGTCACATTTGCAGTGTAAATAAAAAAGGggggtgtgtttgtgtgtgtgtgagagagagcaAGAATGAGATGGGGTTTACAGGACACAATATATGGTCAAGAAGTTTGTTTCCTCCTGTGTTCATTTACCATGGGGGATGTTTCCTGATCCTCTTTGGCACTCTCCCCTGAAAAGCCTTTCGATGGGAAGCTGTTGACCAGCACTCAGGTCTTTTGTGACCATGTGAGGGCTGTGGAAGCCCAAACCTTGCTGACACTGGATGAAGTCCTGGTGAAGTTCTATTTGAGATGAGGCAGTGAGTGTTAAGATATAAGGTGCTTAAGGTGTAAGGCTTACAGAAAAAGGGTTGTTTGCAACTTTGAGTTGCAGGCAGAAACTTCTTGGAGTCTACAAGAATTGTTAGCTGTATTTTAAGCTACGTGCATGAGGCTGGGGTACTTAACCGTCAGATTTAAAATCAACTGAAACTGATGTACAGGTTTAGAGCTCTCAGAAAACTTCCTGGAACTTTTAATGTGTGAATGATTCCTCTAGGAACACTGTGCTTTCATCTGCAGCAGCTCATTtggctgggctgggcagggTAATAATAGTACTTAGTGTTTAACAAATGCTGTGGAATTAATCTTCCTGGGCCAGTAAATTGAAATGAAGTTGTATTGATCTTGGTTGAGGACCAGGAAAGTGATGTGAAATCAGCTTTCTGGGCATAACGCAGCGgctccctctgcagctccttcatgGCCAGTGAACGTGGCATTGGTGAACCTGTGAAGTTTGGGTTCAAGCTGAGGCCTGCATTGTGGTTCATGGCCTCTGCCCTCCCTGCTGAATCAGACGTTGTCCTCCAGGCTGGTCAGAGCTGCCAAGAAGCAGTGGGAATTAGGTCTCTGTGGTTCTGGGGCAAAGTCTGTTCTGGGATGATGGCTTAGGGATGGAGGGAGACGCTTCTGGTTCCCAGTCGTGGTCCTTCACACATCCTATCCCCCTGGGGTCAGCGAGGTGTTCCACGTCACTGGGCTAGAGCTGTGGGTCTGCCTTCCTGTCACATGGAGAAGTCTTCTGGCCACCCACCCTCTGTTGATTCAAACAAGACAGagcaatataaataaatagCCGGTGAGGAGAAAGTGTTGCAAGTTGTCTAAAGTCCTTGGGGCAGGCATGGCCTTTGCTCCCCTGTGCTCccagaaggaaatggagaaTAGTGTGGGTGGGCACTGGGTACCTTGGGCCACCTTGGGCCAATGAGGAAGAGCAGTGTTGAGACTGTGATGCTGAATAATTTGGTGTCCCAATTggcatgttttgtgttttgagtTCTTGCAGGTTCAAATCAATAGTTTGCTTCTTGTTCTGTTGGTTTCCAGGTTACAAACTGGTTGGGAGCCATTGTGGGGTGAAGCTCTGCTGACGGACAAAGGTAAATGCtctcttttcttctgtcctttcctaattgaaattaaaaaagtagACACTTACTCAAGTAGTACAATTTCCAAATGAAGTATTGTTTAAAAAAGCAGTATTACATTAATGAAACCAAATTTCATCTTCCAAGCTCTAGTTTTACATTTCAAGCTATTAAAATCCTGCTGTGAAGAGTGAGCATGTGACCATGGGCCAAGAGCTGGGAATCTCATTTTCTATTGTGTTTTCCTGTTATTCTGCTAAAATAACTCCTGCCTCCTGAGGTACACAGCAGGAGCACAACACCACACAGGGAAGTGGGAAGGTTTCATCACCCCTGTGAGGTCCCTGAAACAAAGATACTGCAGCCTGTCATTCCACTGGAACGGGCACAGGAGGGCATTTGAACCTGTTGTTGTGGGACTGTGACCACAGTCTagtggggatgggatggagcagccccgaggagaaggacttggggttttGGGTGACGAGAATCtccccatgacctggcttcagtgtgtgcttgagcccagaaccctgctgtgtgctgggctgcatccccagggcATGAAGAGTGCAGGTCAAGGGAGATCTTAGGcgcaagttcttccctgtgagggtggtaaggcctTCAGCATTTGTGTTCAATAAACTGTGGCAGTCAACACCTCGTTAAGATGCCAGCACATCCCTAATTTTTGTGGTGTGGCAGGGATGAGTTCCTTGTCTCTTGGCTTTGCTGCATGATTGACTTTGTTTTTGAAGAGCTCTTTGAATGGCAATCCCCAaagtgagtggctgcagtgaGGGTTTCCTAGTGAAATGCCTGGCATCAAGGAACTGGTTCATCATGAGCAGTTTCAAGAGCCCACTGCTGTGTTGTTCTGAATATTTGTGGGACATCCTGAACCCACTGATGATTCTGCTGTTTACTTTCACAGATACTTCTCTCTTCCATCATTTTTAGCATCAGAGAAGGCTATGAGATGTCTAAAGAAAATCTGGTCAAATTTCATCAATGTTGTGActaagagagaaaagcagagaacccatttttattaaagaacAGGAATTTGATGCAGCACTGTAAAGCAATTTCATAAAGTAAATAGGAGCTCTGTGTGCTTTGATAGGAGCCTACTATTTTTAGCTAAAGCAGGAATCGAATGTAAAGTGTTCTAGGCACTGCCATTGGTTACAGGCAGTGGCTTTGACTCATATTCACACCAATATGTGAGTATCTTCAGGAGATTTGTTTGAGGTTTGTATTGGGtgaaagcaggagcagggctggaagcaTTAGTTTTGAGTTTCATAGTGATAGCTCAGCTTAAGAAGATTGTGTTCTGTCATATTCTGGGGAGCAACCTAAAAGCTGCAAATTTTAGGAAGAGTGTTGATTTGCCTGACATACGAAATCcagaatatcatagaatcatggagtggtttgggttggaaggggccttaaggctcatccagctgctatgggcagggacatcttccactagagcaggttgctccaaaccctgtccaacctgcccttggtCTCCTAGAATTTGTGAATCTCCTGAAGTCTTTGCTGTTTGAGGAATGGGTGGAATAACCAGCATTTCCCATTTTAATTTTCCAACTGCACAGCAAGGCTGTGCATATGTTAGGGGTCACTTGCATGTTCTTTTCCCCACTGCTTAGTGGAGACTTTCTTTTGGATCGCCAGGACTCCTCAGGTGGAGGAAGGTAGATTGAAAGGTACCATTGTCAcactgtggcaggggttggaactggatgagctttagggtccctttcaaacccaaaccagtctgtgactcCATGATCTGGGTACTATGGATTTCTTACACCAGGGTGCATCTGTCATCattctgagctgctctgcaatGTGCCATTGCTTGCACTGTGTGTCCCAGGTGACTTTGGACACCCAGGATTTTAGTGACTGAAAACTGCAAATGTGACTGGGGAGCAGATTTAAAGCTCTGCACTCAGCTTAATGTTCTTGGAATTTGTTTGTGTCTTTCTCTGCTGTTAGTCGATGCTGCAAGGCTGAGGAGGCTGCTACAAGCACACATTTTATGGACTTGGGAGCCTCCGCTGCATGGAGGCCACAGCAAGCCTGGCGTGCGCCAACAAATGTGTCTTTTGCTGGAGGTAATCTCTGATGCAGTTTTGCTGTCGGACAGGGGCTCTGTTCCACTCTGTCCCTGTGCTGTTCCTGAAGCCTAGGGCAGTGCTACTTGTGTGCCCCTTTAATTTGGAAGTTGGTGGGGGATGGGTTTGAAAGGGAGCAGGTTTCTCCCCCTTCCTGCCTGTACTCCTCCTCTTCCAAGAGCTTCTGGAGCTCCTGGGTGTGGGATGGTCAGATGTGAGCTGGGTGGGTGGGCTCCG contains:
- the LOC117436858 gene encoding heat shock factor protein 5-like, which translates into the protein MEGQRLPGAVDPKHFPAKLWQLVNSPRCGSVSWDALGEGLLIDQRLFERELLGAGPAGEGAALAGAFFKTKNFSSFIRQLNLYGFRKLGPEPLQGLSRGGAGSSAGPLLHFYSPHFRRDRPDLLVHLKRLTSANKAKLAAGLQVPSRPPQRLLGTALHGEPLLPASTLGEAARPAALQGPSPPAQEEPLPVSASAAAAAYTDCGFVQSPPGQPPSAGECLPSGGASGQEKMMEEFDFEAILDFLDEMLSPPNAEIVPLEPVERSP